From Scomber scombrus chromosome 13, fScoSco1.1, whole genome shotgun sequence, a single genomic window includes:
- the LOC133992677 gene encoding chymotrypsin B-like yields MAFLWILSCFSFAGAAYGQTACGTPAIPPDITGYSYIVNGEEARPHSWPWQVSLQTTNGFHFCGGSLINESWVVTAAHCNFRTRSHLVVLGEHDRSSTAEDVQVKRVSRVFRHPNYNTPRFNNDITLLKLSSPAQIERHVSSVCVAETADNFAPGTSCITTGWGLTRGNARQTPSLLQQTALPLVGTAQCSRVFRGTAITPMMICAGGAGATSCSGDSGGPLVCLKDNAWTLVGIVSFGRATCSTNTPAVYARVTALRAWIDQTIANN; encoded by the exons ATGGCTTTCCTCTGGATCCTCTCCTGCTTCTCCTTCGCCGGCGCCGCCTACggtcagacag CTTGTGGGACTCCTGCCATCCCCCCTGACATCACTGGGTACTCCTACATCGTGAACGGCGAGGAGGCGCGGCCTCACTCCTGGCCCTGGCAGGTGTCCCTGCag accACTAATGGCTTCCACTTCTGTGGAGGTTCCCTCATCAATGAGAGCTGGGTGGTGACTGCTGCTCACTGCAACTTCAG GACGAGGTCCCATCTTGTGGTTCTTGGAGAACACGACCGCTCCTCCACTGCCGAGGACGTCCAGGTGAAGAGGGTCAGCAGG gTGTTCAGGCATCCCAACTACAACACCCCCCGCTTTAACAATGACATCACGCTCCTCAAGCTGTCCAGCCCTGCCCAGATAGAAAGGcatgtgtcctctgtgtgtgtggccgAGACCGCAGATAACTTCGCTCCAGGAACATCGTGCATAACCACAGGCTGGGGACTGACCAGAGGCAATG CTCGTCAGACTCCCTCCCTGCTGCAGCAGACTGCTCTTCCCCTCGTAGGCACTGCTCAGTGTAGCAGGGTTTTCCGCGGCACCGCGATCACTCCCATGATGATCTGTGCTGGAGGAGCCGGAGCCACCAGCTGTTCG gGCGACTCCGGCGGTCCTCTGGTCTGTCTGAAGGACAACGCCTGGACTCTGGTCGGTATTGTGTCCTTTGGAAGAGCCACCTGCAGTACCAACACTCCCGCCGTGTACGCCCGCGTCACAGCACTGCGCGCCTGGATAGACCAGACCATCGCCAACAACTGA